The following coding sequences lie in one Zingiber officinale cultivar Zhangliang chromosome 2B, Zo_v1.1, whole genome shotgun sequence genomic window:
- the LOC122049671 gene encoding uncharacterized protein LOC122049671, protein MVSPKYVIDPKEGGEKKAGERTDPFRWMIDGFSTIANRGADTYYSGSFTACSFNWKLRLESVLEEDGEKYVGLYLSHDDAASKSSVIKAIYKLFIYDQLHEEHIQKEGQDYFHSTSHDGFCCKVALNKFNSPKSGLLVNDCCIFGADVLEAFACKLDKEGVSETLSLNKDITPRIYTWVIKDVSKSKVLLNSETFAAGGYDWSILLYPNLARYKGFLAVFLWMDNAANLAPKTSVYVNCSFCLLDQHNAKHWKRSGKYLFSSESSNWAWGALFRWRKIQDPSRGFLLNETLIIEASVVVLGVVTLA, encoded by the exons ATGGTCTCACCCAAATATGTTATCGACCCAAAGGAAGGTGGAGAGAAGAAGGCAGGCGAGAGAACAGATCCATTTAGGTGGATGATTGATGGTTTCTCAACCATTGCAAATCGAGGTGCCGATACGTATTACTCGGGGAGTTTCACAGCCTGTAGTTTTAACTG GAAGTTGCGACTGGAGTCAGTTTTAGAAGAAGATGGTGAGAAATATGTGGGTCTTTACCTCTCACATGATGATGCAGCTTCAAAAAGCTCAGTGATCAAAGCAATCTACAAGCTCTTCATATATGATCAACTACACGAAGAGCACATACAAAAGGAAG GCCAAGACTATTTCCATAGCACATCccatgatggattttgttgtaaGGTTGCATTGAACAAGTTCAACAGTCCCAAATCTGGTCTACTTGTCAACGATTGTTGCATCTTTGGAGCTGACGTCTTGGAGGCTTTTGCATGCAAATTAGACAAAGAAGGTGTCAGTGAAACCTTGTCCCTAAACAAAGACATAACTCCTCGAATATATACTTGGGTGATCAAGGATGTTTCCAAATCGAAAGTGTTACTAAACTCTGAAACTTTTGCTGCAGGCGGCTACGACTG GAGTATCTTGCTCTATCCAAACTTAGCCAGATACAAAGGCTTCCTTGCTGTTTTCCTGTGGATGGACAATGCTGCTAATCTTGCTCCCAAGACTAGTGTTTATGTGAACTGCAGCTTTTGCTTGTTGGATCAACACAATGCCAAGCACTGGAAGCGTTCAG GGAAATATTTGTTCTCATCGGAGTCTTCCAATTGGGCATGGGGCGCGTTGtttaggtggagaaaaatacaAGATCCATCTAGAGGATTTCTTCTCAACGAGACATTAATCATTGAAGCATCCGTTGTGGTTCTGGGAGTAGTCACCCTTGCTTGA